The sequence CATCTCTTTTTGAGCGTGCATCTGCAGCTACTACCCAGTAAAAAGGTTTTCCTTTTTTACCGTGTCTTTGTAATCTAATTTTTACTGACATAATCTAGTGATTAAATTTTGAGGTACTCGACCTCTGTTAATTAAGGGCGCAAAGATATAATTTTTTTATGAAATATACGTTCCAAATACTATTAAATGTTGCTAAAGCAGAATTGTGGCATTTTTTTATTGTTTTTAGGACCAAATTTTAGATATTTATTTCAAATGCAATACTTTTGCATCAAATCCACAGAATATGAAAAAATACTTTTATTTTTTATCGCTTCTATTTGTTGTTGCAGCTTGCACAGAAGATATAAAATTTAATAATCCAGCATTTCAAGGCTTAAAAGACAATGTTTTTTGGAGGGCTGTGGGCCATAATGCGGCGTTTTCGATAGAAGGAAATTTTGTAATTGAAGGCTCTTTAGGTTATGAAAAAGTGATATTGCAAGTGGATAATAATCCTGCCGAAAAGACCTATGTGTTGGGAGTAAATGATGTTGTGAAAGCATCTTACGTAAGTACCTTCCCAGGGAAAGAAAGCGAATTTTCAACAGGGACAAAAAAAGGAAGTGGGCAAATTGTAATTACTGATTATGATGCTGAAAATAATACCATTTCTGGTACATTCAAATTTAATGCAGTAAATAGCAATACATCAGATTTGGATAATCCGAAAGTTACTTTTACAGAAGGTGTTTTCTATAAAGTTCCAATAACGCCAAGAGCTTTGTTTTAATTTTTTCTTTTGCGGTATGATTTTTAAAGATTTGTTTTTAAAATCTAAATAAAAACATAAATAAACTCGAATATAGCAGATTAGAAAAAAATAAGACTACATTTGCTTATTATTTAAATAAATATCTATGAATATTTTTGTTGGAAGCCTTCCATTCAGTATTGAGGAAGCAGATTTAAGAGAGTCTTTTGAGGCTTATGGAACAGTTGACTCTGTTAAAATTATTACTGATAAATTTACTGGAAGAAGTAAAGGCTTTGGTTTTGTTGAAATGCCAAATGATAGCGAAGCTCAGAAAGCTATCGACGAATTGAACGGTGCTGTTGTATCAGGACGTACAATCGTTGTAAATAAATCGGAGCCAAAACCAGAAGGCGAAAGAAGAAGTTTTAATAACAATCGCGGAGGAAACGATCGTGGTGGTTACGGAAACAACCGTGGAGGAAATGACCGCGGAAACAGAGGAGGATATTAATATTTTTTTTCTAAAATATAAAAGGGATCAACTTTAGTTGATCCCTTTTTTTTGTTTCAAGTTTCAGGTTTCACGTTCCAACAACCTGAAACCTGAAACAAAATAAACTAATTATACATTCGCTGCTAACCAGTCACCAACTTCTTTAGTGCCGTATGCTTTGCCTCCGTTAGCTAAATCTTCAGTGACTACTCCAGCTTCTAATGCTTTGTTTACAGCATCTCTCATCGCTTTTCCTTCTTCCATTAATCCGAAGTTTTCAAACATCATAGCAGCAGATAAAATAGTAGCCATTGGGTTTGCAATGTTTAATCCTGTAGCTTGTGGATATGAACCGTGGATAGGTTCAAATAATGATACTTCAGCTCCCATAGATGCAGAAGGCATTAATCCCATTGAACCAGAAATTACAGAAGCTTCGTCTGTTAAAATATCTCCAAATAAGTTTTCAGTAATTAATACATCATAAGAGTTTGGCCATTGAACCAAACGCATTGCTACAGCATCAACAAATTCGTAGCTAACTTCAACCTCTGGATAATCTTTTTCCATTGCTTGAACCGTTTCTCTCCATAAACGTGAAGTTTCCAAAACGTTTGCTTTATCCACGCAACATAATTTTTTAGAACGTGTCATGGCCAATTCGAAACCTTTTTTAGCTAGACGCTGTACTTCGGCTCTTGTGTAAACGCAGTTATCATAAGCTGTATCTCCGTTGTCTTTTCTTCCTTTTTCGCCGAAATAAATTCCACCAGTTAATTCTCTTAAGAAAACCAAATCAGTACCTTCGATTCTTTCTCTTTTTAGCGGCGATTTATCTAATAAAGATGGGAATGTAAAAGTCGGTCTTACGTTTGCGAACAAACCTAATGCTTTACGCATTTTTAACAAACCTTGCTCTGGACGTACCGGTGCAGAAGGATCATTGTCATATTTAGGATGACCGATTGCTCCAAAAAGAACGGCATCAGCATTTTTACAAACTTCGTGTGTTGCATCTGGATAAGGTTCACCTACTGCATCAATTGCAGCAGCTCCAGTTAAAGCTGGTTTCCAAGTGATTTCATGTCCAAATTTTTGTGCAACAGCATCAGATACTTTTACAGCTTCATTTATTACCTCAGGTCCGATTCCGTCTCCGGCTAAAAGGGCTATGTTTAATTTCATTTTTAAATATTTATTATTTTAAGGTTCAAAGTGACAAAGAGACAAAGGTTCAAAGTTTTAAAAGCAGACTAAAATCTTTGTCTCTTTTTAACCTTGAACCTTTGTAACTTTAGTTAAGTTATAATGTTAAGCATTTTCTGCGTTGCAATAATTGCTGCAACAGTTTGATCTGAATCTAATCCGCGGGTTTTGAATTCTTTTCCGTTGTTGACCCATGTGATAATGGTTTCGCACAACGCATCAGAACTACTTCCTGGTGGGATTCTCACAGCATAATCGATCAATTTTGGAAGTGTTAGTTTTTTGCTTTTGTAAATCTTGGATAAAGCATTCATAAAAGCGTCAAACTGACCGTCTCCTTGGGCATTTTCTTCGATTATTTCTCCGTTTAAATTTAAAGATAAAGTCGTAGATGGGCGCATCCCTTTAGAATGAACCAGCATATAAGAATTGATTGTGATTTTTTCTTCATAAGTGTGACTGTCCAAAACATCGGAAATAATGTATGGAAGATCTTCCTTGGTTACGGTTTCTTTTTTGTCGCCCAGTTCAATAATTCTTTGTGTAACCAATTTCAAATCTTCTTGATTCAGTTTTAAACCTAATTCCTGAAGATTCTTTTCGATATTGGCTTTTCCAGAAGTTTTTCCTAAAGCGTATTTTCTTTTTCTTCCAAAACGTTCTGGAAGCAAATCATTAAAATATAGATTGTTTTTGTTGTCTCCATCGGCATGAATTCCAGCTGTTTGCGTAAAAACATTGTCGCCTACAATTGGTTTGTTTGCAGGAATTCTATAACCTGTAAAAGTTTCAACCAATTTGCTTACAGAATACAACGAAGTTTCTTTAATGCCGATATTTACTTCTGGCATATAATCATTGATAACCGCAACAGTGCTTTCAAGAGGTGCGTTTCCAGCGCGTTCTCCCATTCCGTTTACCGTAACGTGAAGTCCGTTGATTCCCGCTTTTATCGCTTCCATAACGTTGGCAACACTTAAATCGTAATCGTTATGTGCGTGGAAATCAAAGTGAATGTTTGGATGTTTTGCTCTGATTTTCGAAATAAATTCAAAAGCCAAAGACGGAATTAAAACACCTAAAGTATCTGGAAGTAAAACTCTCTTGATAGGCTGTGTTGCTAAGAAATCTAAGAATTGAAAAACATAATCTGGAGAATTTCGCATTCCGTTGCTCCAGTCTTCCAAGTAAACATTGGTTTCGATATTGTTTTCTTTAGCTAAAGCAATGATTTGAGCAATTTCGGAAAAATGTTGTTCAGGAGTTTTCTTTAATTGATGCGTTAAGTGATTCATTGAACCCTTGGTCAATAAATTCTGTACTTTGGCACCCGCTTTTTTCATCCAGTCAATTGAAACGCCTCTATCAACAAACGTAAGAACTTCAATTCTGTTAATGTAGCCGCGTTCTTCAGCCCATGAAGTAATGCCTTTTACAGCCTGAAATTCTCCTTCGCTCACGCGCGCCGAAGCAATTTCGATTCTATCAATATTTAATTCCTCCAACAACAATTGCGCAATGGTCAGTTTTTCTGCAGCAGAAAATGATACTCCTGACGTTTGTTCGCCATCACGGAGTGTCGTATCCATTATTTCAATTTTTCTTTTTTCCATTATTATATTGTTAGCTTTTGAATGCTTGCTGTTTTATTTTTTTGTTATCAGAATTAAGCCAGTCGACCAGCGCATTTTTGTCAATTGAATGTCTTTTCTGTTTTCAAGATTTTGAATCAGAATTTCGACATTTTTCTCATGATCTTTTGGCCAGTTTGGTTGAGGAAGCATATCATCAATCAAGTAAATTCCGCTGGAATTCAATAAGTTTAAAGTTTCCTCTAAAACCGAATATTTTCCTGGCCATGCATCGGCAAAAATCAAATCAAACTTTGAGTCATTATAATTTAAAATCCAATTTTCGGCATCTTCACAAATGAATGAAATGTTTGGATTTTGAATGTGTTTTTTTGCAACACTTTGATATTCTGATGAATTGTCAATTGTAATCAATGTTGAGTTTTCACTCATTCCTTCAACCATCCACGAAAGTGATAAGCCGGTTCCGGTTCCTATTTCTAAAAAATGACCATCTTTTTTTGTGGCAACCAATGTCCTAAGAAAACTTCCTGTTTGCAGATCGTAAGGCATTGAAAATGAAATTCTTTCTGAGTCAATTTTGATCTCTGAATACGATTTTGGCAATTCAATGTTAGTGTCGATCATTTAGAAAGTTGTTAGTTGGTTGTTTTTTATTCGATAGTAATTCAATGTTAAAATTATAAAGCAGTTACCCCCAGATCAACCTTTAAAGTCGAGCTTGGATAACTGCTTTTTAGTTGGTTGATTGTTAGTAAGGAAGTTTGTCAGCAAAAGCCTTAATATCTTCCTTCATATCCTGTAAGTAATCAATGTCGTCAAAACCATTAATTAAATTGTTCTTTTTGTAACCGTTAATAGCGAATGACTCTTGCTCGCCAGTTGACAATAAAGTAATTGTTTGGTTTGGAAGATTGATTTCTAATTCTGTTTTTGGATCAGCTTCAATAGCTTTGAAAATATTAGCTAAAAATTCCGGGCTGATTTGTACTGGTAAAACACCAATATTCAAACAGTTTCCTTTGAAGATATCAGCAAAGAAACTAGAAACTACAGCTCTAAATCCGTAATCGTAAACTGCCCACGCAGCATGCTCTCTAGAAGATCCAGAACCGAAGTTTTTTCCTCCAACCAAGATTTTTCCGCTGTAAGTTGGGTTGTTTAAAACGAAATCTGCTTTTGGAGTATCATCTCCATTGTATCTCCAGTCTCTAAAAAGATTGTCTCCAAAACCTTCACGTTTTGTAGCTTTTAAGAAACGAGCAGGGATGATTTGATCTGTATCTACGTTCTCAATTGGCAACGGCACTGCGCTGCTTGTAAGTATATTAAATTTATCGTATGCCATTTTAATTTTAGATTTTGGATTTTAGATTTTAGATTTTCTGAATGTGAGAATCTATATTAAATCTAAAAGCAATTTTATTGAATTTTTGAAATTGTTATTGCTATTGTCATTGACTAGAACAGTTCTCTCGGATCTGTTAGTTTTCCTGTAACCGCCGCTGCAGCCGCCATAATTGGACTTGCTAAAAGCGTTCTTGAACCAGGCCCTTGACGACCTTCAAAGTTTCTGTTTGAAGTACTTACTGCATATTTTCCAGCAGGAACTTTATCATCATTCATAGCTAAACAAGCAGAACATCCCGGCTGACGTAATACGAAACCAGCTTCTGTCAAAATATCTAAAATTCCCTCTTCTTTAATCTGTGCTTCAACAACATGAGAACCTGGAACTAACCAAGCCGTAACATTATCTGCTTTTTTTCTTCCTTTTACAATTTCAGCGAAAGCTCTAAAATCTTCAATACGTCCGTTTGTACAACTTCCTAAGAAAACGTAATCGATTTGTTTACCAATCATTACGTCGTCTTCGTTGAAGCCCATGTAAGCTAAAGACTTTTTGTAAGTTTCTTCTCCGCCTTCAACTTCTTTTGCATTCGGAATATGTTTTGTGATACCAATTCCCATTCCAGGGTTAGTACCATAAGTAATCATTGGTTCGATATCTTCAGCTTTGATGTTTAATTCAGCATCAAATACAGCGTCAGCATCAGTTTTTAGTGTTTTCCAGTATTCAACAGCTTTTGTCCAAACTTCTCCTTTTGGAGCGTAAAGTCTTCCTTCTAAGAAATCGAAAGTAGTTTGGTCAGGAGCAATCATTCCTCCACGAGCACCCATTTCGATACTTAAGTTACAAACTGTCATACGACCTTCCATAGTCATGTTTTCAAAAACATCACCAGCATACTCAACAAAATATCCTGTACCTCCAGAAGTAGTTAACTGCGCAATAATATAAAGTGCAACGTCTTTTGGACCAACACCTTTGCTTAATTGACCGTTTACGTTGATACGCATTTTCTTTGGTTTTGGTTGCATAATACATTGCGTCGAAAGTACCATTTCAACCTCAGATGTTCCGATACCAAAAGCAATCGCTCCAAAAGCACCGTGAGTAGACGTATGCGAATCTCCACATACAATAGTAGCACCTGGCAAAGTAATTCCGTTTTCAGGACCTACTACGTGTACAATACCATTTTTTTGATGACCTAATCCCCAGTGCGAAATTCCGTATTCGTTCGCATTGTCTTCAAGAGCTTTAAGCTGATTTGCAGAAAGCGGATCTTGAACTGGTAAATGTTGGTTTATGGTTGGTGTATTGTGGTCTGCAGTTGCAAAAGTACGTTCTGGGTATAATACATTAACGCCTCTTGATTTTAATCCTAAAAAAGCAACAGGACTCGTAACTTCATGAATGAAATGGCGGTCAATAAAAAACACATCTGGCCCATCTTCAATTTTACGCACAACATGTGAATCCCATACTTTGTCAAATAATGTCTTACTCATTTTTTATTTTTTTAAATTGTAATTTCTATAACCACAGCAATTTCCTGTTCATTATAATAGCAAAACAAAAGTAAAAAAAGATACAAAAGCGTCAATTTCGATATTTCATTATATACGATACCCAAACTAAATTACAAATTGCCAAATGGCTTTTGCAGACTAAAATTTGAAAGAAAAATGATTAAGAAACTGATTTGCTTTTTCTTTTTCGGCTTAAATTTTCCTTGTTTGTTTTTTGTTTTAATAGTTTGCAAATTTATCTCAAAATCAATATAAAATATAAGAATTTAATTGAAAAAATCTAACAAAATGAATAAAAATAGTAATAATTGTTAGTTTTGAAATCTTTGCTAAAAGAGCGTTTTTTGAGTTTTTTAAAGCTTTGAAAGGCGTTTTTTGGACATTATTTAGATTCAATAAAAGGTCAAAATACTACGACATCCAAGAAGCGTATTTTTATGAAATTTTATGTTTTTTTGAAGCAAAAACTGATTTTTTGAAAGAAGTGTTTTTGAAAATTAATTCAATGAGTTTTTAAATTCTAATGGCGTCAGATTGGTTTTCTTTTTGAATAATTTGCTGAAAGATTGCGGATACTCAAAACCTAATTGATAAGCGATTTCTGCCACTGAAAGATTAGTGGTAATCAGGAAATCTTTTGATTTTTCAATTAATTTCGAATGAATGTGCTGTTGCGCATTTAATCCAGTCAAATTGCGAAGCATATCACTGAGATAATGACTTGAAACATTAATCTGCGAAGCCAGAAATTCTACTGTTGGCAATCCTTTTTTTAAAGTTTCTGAATTGCTAATATAGTTATCCAGGGTTTCTTCAACTTTCAATAATAAATCGTTACTGACGGTTTTTCTGGTAATGAATTGTCTTTTATAAAAACGATTGCTGTAATTCAGCAAAACATCAATATAAGAAACAATCACATCCTGACTCA comes from Flavobacterium sp. KACC 22761 and encodes:
- a CDS encoding DUF6252 family protein codes for the protein MKKYFYFLSLLFVVAACTEDIKFNNPAFQGLKDNVFWRAVGHNAAFSIEGNFVIEGSLGYEKVILQVDNNPAEKTYVLGVNDVVKASYVSTFPGKESEFSTGTKKGSGQIVITDYDAENNTISGTFKFNAVNSNTSDLDNPKVTFTEGVFYKVPITPRALF
- a CDS encoding RNA recognition motif domain-containing protein; the protein is MNIFVGSLPFSIEEADLRESFEAYGTVDSVKIITDKFTGRSKGFGFVEMPNDSEAQKAIDELNGAVVSGRTIVVNKSEPKPEGERRSFNNNRGGNDRGGYGNNRGGNDRGNRGGY
- the leuB gene encoding 3-isopropylmalate dehydrogenase; translation: MKLNIALLAGDGIGPEVINEAVKVSDAVAQKFGHEITWKPALTGAAAIDAVGEPYPDATHEVCKNADAVLFGAIGHPKYDNDPSAPVRPEQGLLKMRKALGLFANVRPTFTFPSLLDKSPLKRERIEGTDLVFLRELTGGIYFGEKGRKDNGDTAYDNCVYTRAEVQRLAKKGFELAMTRSKKLCCVDKANVLETSRLWRETVQAMEKDYPEVEVSYEFVDAVAMRLVQWPNSYDVLITENLFGDILTDEASVISGSMGLMPSASMGAEVSLFEPIHGSYPQATGLNIANPMATILSAAMMFENFGLMEEGKAMRDAVNKALEAGVVTEDLANGGKAYGTKEVGDWLAANV
- a CDS encoding alpha-isopropylmalate synthase regulatory domain-containing protein; translation: MEKRKIEIMDTTLRDGEQTSGVSFSAAEKLTIAQLLLEELNIDRIEIASARVSEGEFQAVKGITSWAEERGYINRIEVLTFVDRGVSIDWMKKAGAKVQNLLTKGSMNHLTHQLKKTPEQHFSEIAQIIALAKENNIETNVYLEDWSNGMRNSPDYVFQFLDFLATQPIKRVLLPDTLGVLIPSLAFEFISKIRAKHPNIHFDFHAHNDYDLSVANVMEAIKAGINGLHVTVNGMGERAGNAPLESTVAVINDYMPEVNIGIKETSLYSVSKLVETFTGYRIPANKPIVGDNVFTQTAGIHADGDNKNNLYFNDLLPERFGRKRKYALGKTSGKANIEKNLQELGLKLNQEDLKLVTQRIIELGDKKETVTKEDLPYIISDVLDSHTYEEKITINSYMLVHSKGMRPSTTLSLNLNGEIIEENAQGDGQFDAFMNALSKIYKSKKLTLPKLIDYAVRIPPGSSSDALCETIITWVNNGKEFKTRGLDSDQTVAAIIATQKMLNIIT
- a CDS encoding O-methyltransferase, encoding MIDTNIELPKSYSEIKIDSERISFSMPYDLQTGSFLRTLVATKKDGHFLEIGTGTGLSLSWMVEGMSENSTLITIDNSSEYQSVAKKHIQNPNISFICEDAENWILNYNDSKFDLIFADAWPGKYSVLEETLNLLNSSGIYLIDDMLPQPNWPKDHEKNVEILIQNLENRKDIQLTKMRWSTGLILITKK
- the leuD gene encoding 3-isopropylmalate dehydratase small subunit; translation: MAYDKFNILTSSAVPLPIENVDTDQIIPARFLKATKREGFGDNLFRDWRYNGDDTPKADFVLNNPTYSGKILVGGKNFGSGSSREHAAWAVYDYGFRAVVSSFFADIFKGNCLNIGVLPVQISPEFLANIFKAIEADPKTELEINLPNQTITLLSTGEQESFAINGYKKNNLINGFDDIDYLQDMKEDIKAFADKLPY
- the leuC gene encoding 3-isopropylmalate dehydratase large subunit; the protein is MSKTLFDKVWDSHVVRKIEDGPDVFFIDRHFIHEVTSPVAFLGLKSRGVNVLYPERTFATADHNTPTINQHLPVQDPLSANQLKALEDNANEYGISHWGLGHQKNGIVHVVGPENGITLPGATIVCGDSHTSTHGAFGAIAFGIGTSEVEMVLSTQCIMQPKPKKMRINVNGQLSKGVGPKDVALYIIAQLTTSGGTGYFVEYAGDVFENMTMEGRMTVCNLSIEMGARGGMIAPDQTTFDFLEGRLYAPKGEVWTKAVEYWKTLKTDADAVFDAELNIKAEDIEPMITYGTNPGMGIGITKHIPNAKEVEGGEETYKKSLAYMGFNEDDVMIGKQIDYVFLGSCTNGRIEDFRAFAEIVKGRKKADNVTAWLVPGSHVVEAQIKEEGILDILTEAGFVLRQPGCSACLAMNDDKVPAGKYAVSTSNRNFEGRQGPGSRTLLASPIMAAAAAVTGKLTDPRELF